A segment of the Bdellovibrio bacteriovorus genome:
TATTCATTGCTCTTTGTCTTTCTTAAAGAAACCACGTCGTACTGTGGATCCAGAAGTTTATCCGAGTTGATGCCCGCATCGTTGAAGTCCTCTGGACGGATCAAACCCGTCACGATGACTTTGTATTCACGCTTGCCGATCATGAACGGCTGCTGACCTTTGATGCGATAGTTGCCGTCGGCCATTTTTTCCACGATACGGGTTGGGATGTTCGCCACATCGGCGGCTCCGTCATCCTTTTCCTCCACTTTGGCAGGTTCCGGTTTTTTAGCCGCTTCGGCCGAAGCCGGGGCACGGGAGGCCTCATCCCCATTTTGCGCCAAAGAGTTGTTCAACTGCTGTTGCTGCTGCTCTTCCAGCTGCTTCAAAAGTTTTTTGATCACTGACACTTTGGTGTCGACCTGTTTTTTGGCCGGACCATCCAAGGTCACATTCAACAGGTCCCCTTCTTTGCGCATTTTGTTTTGCGCAAACAGATAAGCTCCCTGGCCTTCCATCACCCATGTCGATCCGGCACTGGCACCCAGGTCGGATTCTTCTTCCATGCGGTTTTTCGTCATGCGTTTGTACTGACGGTCGGTCGGCACACCCATGTTCTGGTTGTCAGAATATCTTGGCGCTGTATTGATATCTTTCAGCGCCGGTGCCTCTTTCGGGCCGTCCAAAGACGCCATGAAATCCTGCATGGTTGCGCAACCTGCAGTGAACACCATCAAAACCAAAATTGAGAAAGAAGAAATCATCTTCATCATTGCAACTTCACCACACCTTTTTCAGTGACCAGACCGGACAGAACTTTTTGGGTTTCCAGATTTTTTACCTTGATAAGATCCCCAACAAAGCCACTGTCCTCCGCCATCATGTTGACGGAGATCTCGAAACTGTCATCGCCAAGCAAAGCTTTAACGATCTGTCCCTTCTTAGCTGCCGGTTCACGCTTGAGATCAGAAGCCCATACGGTGCTTCCAACGGGAAGTGAGCGAGCTG
Coding sequences within it:
- a CDS encoding flagellar basal body L-ring protein FlgH, whose protein sequence is MMKMISSFSILVLMVFTAGCATMQDFMASLDGPKEAPALKDINTAPRYSDNQNMGVPTDRQYKRMTKNRMEEESDLGASAGSTWVMEGQGAYLFAQNKMRKEGDLLNVTLDGPAKKQVDTKVSVIKKLLKQLEEQQQQQLNNSLAQNGDEASRAPASAEAAKKPEPAKVEEKDDGAADVANIPTRIVEKMADGNYRIKGQQPFMIGKREYKVIVTGLIRPEDFNDAGINSDKLLDPQYDVVSLRKTKSNE